From a region of the Panicum virgatum strain AP13 chromosome 2K, P.virgatum_v5, whole genome shotgun sequence genome:
- the LOC120694714 gene encoding CTL-like protein DDB_G0274487, with translation MGAAENAAPPRQEAARDRGAAPEAVEKVVVVDQAPPPPVSRLQAQRPLAPLQVTTQAPPPPISVASGAVEPPPQVAAYQPVPMAPQQGPLPSLNSHKYTNGITLCLFLLHLAAAGFAIGFFVFRTIHDNTKNPRSRNARRERSLLRDWLLPVEGTVVLSIVLAFAWQKAVCAWPRAMVRVILWSSFAVTLGVGALLMCFSMLATVGLGVAMVVFSIGTGLYACWVTRRVGFTARVFERAVQPVDKFRGLNGPAYLMVAAGFVWISVWCVAVIGAVNFRFPGLTILALVLSLMWTAEVMRNVANLTASRVIALYYLRGMQSSVQFSFQRALTYNLGSACLGSLFVPTIEALRILARGLNLLEGEDEFMFSCAHCCLHVMNGIFSFGNSWAFVHIAAYGRGFVQASRSTWGQFEALPGMAALVDSDITSSVCFLTGVTSGALCVAMAGSWAFATHRHYTATVSLLAFFVGYLMTRIGMALPQACVGCYYVCYAENPGSRLFDDTIPERLRKMQEGRDPLVVPTPRFPHPRAAA, from the exons ATGGGCGCCGCCGAGAACGCC gcgccgccgcggcaggaGGCCGCGCGAGACAGGGGAGCGGCGCCGGAGGCGGTGGAGAAAGTGGTGGTCGTGGAccaggcgccgcctccgcccgtgTCCAGGCTCCAGGCGCAGCGCCCGCTGGCGCCGCTTCAGGTCACCACgcaggcaccgccgccgcccatctccGTGGCCTCCGgcgccgtggagccgccgccgcaggtggcGGCGTACCAGCCCGTCCCGATGGCCCCACAGCAG GGTCCTCTTCCGTCTCTCAACTCGCACAAGTACACCAACGGCATAACCCTGTGCCTCTTCCTGCTCCACCTCGCCGCAGCAGGGTTCGCCATTGGGTTCTTCGTGTTCAGGACCATCCATGACAACACCAAGAATCCGCGGTCCCGTAATGCGCGGCGTGAGCGCAGTCTGCTGCGCGATTGGCTGCTCCCCGTGGAGGGCACGGTGGTGCTCAGCATCGTGCTGGCCTTTGCGTGGCAGAAGGCGGTGTGCGCGTGGCCGCGCGCCATGGTGCGCGTGATCCTCTGGTCCAGCTTCGCCGTCACCCTGGGCGTGGGCGCGCTGCTCATGTGCTTCTCGATGCTGGCCACCGTCGGGCTCGGCGTCGCCATGGTTGTGTTCTCCATCGGCACGGGGTTGTACGCGTGCTGGGTGACGCGCCGCGTGGGGTTCACGGCGCGGGTGTTCGAGCGCGCCGTGCAGCCGGTGGACAAGTTCCGCGGGCTGAACGGCCCCGCGTACCTGATGGTGGCGGCCGGGTTCGTGTGGATCTCGGTGTGGTGCGTGGCGGTGATCGGCGCCGTCAACTTCCGGTTCCCCGGGCTGACGATCCTGGCGCTGGTGCTGAGCCTGATGTGGACGGCGGAGGTGATGCGGAACGTGGCGAACCTGACGGCGAGCCGGGTGATCGCGCTCTACTACCTGCGCGGCATGCAGTCGAGCGTGCAGTTCAGCTTCCAGCGCGCGCTGACCTATAACCTCGGCAGCGCCTGCCTGGGGTCGCTCTTCGTGCCCACCATCGAGGCGCTGCGCATCCTGGCGCGCGGGCTCAACCTCCTGGAGGGCGAGGACGAGTTCATGTTCTCCTGCGCGCACTGCTGCCTCCACGTCATGAACGGCATCTTCAGCTTCGGCAACAGTTGGGCCTTCGTCCAC ATCGCGGCATACGGGCGGGGGTTCGTGCAGGCGTCGCGGAGCACTTGGGGGCAGTTCGAGGCGCTGCCGGggatggcggcgctggtggACTCGGACATCACGAGCTCCGTGTGCTTCCTGACGGGCGTGACGAGCGGCGCGCTGTGCGTGGCCATGGCGGGGTCGTGGGCGTTCGCCACGCACCGGCACTACACGGCCACCGTGTCGCTGCTGGCCTTCTTCGTCGGGTACCTGATGACCCGGATCGGCATGGCGCTGCCGCAGGCGTGCGTGGGGTGCTACTACGTGTGCTACGCCGAGAACCCCGGGTCGCGGCTGTTCGACGACACCATCCCGGAGCGGCTGCGCAAGATGCAGGAGGGCCGCGACCCGCTCGTTGTGCCGACGCCGCGGTTCCCgcacccgcgcgccgccgcctga